The Solibacillus daqui genome has a segment encoding these proteins:
- a CDS encoding DEAD/DEAH box helicase, translating to MEINITDKKIKDLCGTVSYKKGQTFYQTGKVTINENDEIHATATVKSAEDFQVRIMKITTSKELQTSCSCESLIQFSKKCQHVAAVLIAFQQQRLLQGELQIKREQQDAIDNELFSIFDEKSVRGSGYQRHFEQRETLALQFVLTPIELTKHEILFALRLRVEDIPIRAIRPFLQAVSGAQPYQIAPHFTYEQSKHCFETKQNNIVQQLNDIVQDEELYIDAALQQDELQLFEDMMLIPPSAWKKLAPKLAEQQEIAVQYNRESFNGFHYMEAPSSLTFNVEKMENHYEMNIPQIESVILFESYGALLIEHDMYVLSAQSTKQVKDLQQLFAKQERFIIENNQLTHFLDVIVPKLKKIGCVEIAADITKEQMKIPLQAKLYLDRVNNRLLAGLEFHYDQFVIQPLEETSIADEILILRDIEKEAAIMQVMDDSGFTNTEGGYYMQNDELEYQFLYHTLPQLQKLTQIYTTNSVKLRIAKENNFPKIRVNVQRERTNWLEFKFEMDGVTNKQIKEILRGLTVKQKFYRLANGALLSLETREMEEIQRFLRAIPAQDDEYELTFNMPILDSLPFLEQFEHSDIFEAEQSFQLFTQQLLQPEMLSFKVPESLAPILRDYQKHGYNWFKLLANYGFGGVLADDMGLGKTIQSIAFIVSELEIIRANKQPVLVVCPSSLAYNWLYELMKFAPEIEAIIVDGTTVERRELLRQLPMHDVIITTYPLLRRDIAFYERQHFHAVFFDEAQAFKNPLTQTARTVKKIQATNRFGLTGTPIENSLAELWSIYRIIFPQLFRELEEFKHMQRKDIARRVRPFLLRRMKENVLTELPGKEETIDISELLPDQKALYAAFLAKLREDTLKHLDKDTFQQNRIRILAGITRLRQICCHPALFIEDYQGSSAKFEQLLRILQEAKYSGRRVLIFSQFTQMLKLISTELTKRGEHYFYLDGQTPSEERVQLCNAFNEGESNLFLISLKAGGTGLNLTGADTVILYDLWWNPAVEEQAADRAHRMGQQHVVQVIKLIARGTIEEKMNQLQQKKKMLIADILDSEQSSILTEQDIREILT from the coding sequence ATGGAGATAAACATAACAGACAAAAAAATTAAGGATCTATGCGGGACGGTCTCTTATAAAAAGGGACAAACCTTTTATCAAACTGGAAAAGTTACAATCAATGAAAATGACGAAATTCATGCTACAGCTACTGTGAAAAGCGCAGAAGATTTTCAAGTGCGTATTATGAAAATAACAACATCAAAAGAATTGCAAACGAGCTGTAGCTGTGAAAGCCTTATTCAGTTTTCGAAAAAATGTCAGCATGTGGCCGCTGTTTTGATTGCGTTTCAGCAGCAAAGATTACTTCAGGGCGAATTACAAATAAAAAGAGAGCAGCAAGACGCTATTGATAATGAATTATTTTCAATTTTTGACGAGAAGTCGGTTCGTGGGAGTGGTTATCAGCGGCATTTTGAGCAGCGTGAGACATTAGCACTGCAATTTGTTTTAACACCGATTGAGTTAACAAAACATGAAATATTATTTGCGCTACGTTTGAGGGTAGAGGACATTCCGATTCGCGCTATACGCCCTTTTTTACAGGCAGTTTCAGGAGCACAGCCGTATCAAATTGCCCCACATTTTACGTATGAGCAAAGTAAGCATTGTTTTGAAACGAAACAAAATAATATCGTACAACAGCTAAATGACATTGTGCAAGATGAGGAACTATATATTGATGCAGCCTTACAGCAAGATGAACTTCAATTATTTGAAGATATGATGCTCATTCCACCATCTGCATGGAAAAAACTTGCGCCGAAATTAGCAGAGCAACAAGAAATTGCTGTTCAATATAACCGTGAAAGTTTTAATGGCTTTCACTATATGGAAGCGCCATCTTCATTGACATTTAATGTTGAAAAAATGGAGAATCATTATGAAATGAACATACCGCAGATAGAGAGCGTTATTTTATTTGAAAGCTACGGGGCCCTTTTAATTGAGCATGATATGTATGTTTTGTCTGCGCAAAGTACAAAGCAAGTAAAAGACTTGCAGCAACTTTTTGCAAAACAGGAGCGCTTCATCATTGAAAATAACCAGTTAACGCATTTTTTAGATGTGATTGTACCAAAGCTCAAGAAAATTGGATGTGTCGAAATCGCCGCGGATATTACAAAGGAACAAATGAAGATACCGTTACAAGCAAAACTGTATTTAGACCGTGTCAATAATCGACTATTAGCAGGGCTAGAATTTCATTATGACCAATTTGTTATTCAGCCACTTGAAGAAACGTCGATTGCAGACGAGATTTTAATTTTGCGTGATATCGAAAAAGAGGCAGCCATTATGCAAGTAATGGATGATAGTGGATTCACAAATACAGAGGGCGGCTATTATATGCAAAATGATGAATTAGAGTATCAATTTTTGTATCATACATTGCCACAGCTACAAAAGCTCACGCAAATTTATACGACGAATTCTGTGAAATTACGTATTGCAAAGGAAAATAACTTTCCGAAAATTCGTGTCAATGTACAACGAGAGCGTACAAATTGGCTGGAATTTAAATTTGAAATGGATGGCGTAACAAATAAGCAAATTAAAGAAATATTACGAGGGCTGACTGTAAAACAGAAATTTTATCGTCTCGCAAATGGTGCTTTATTATCTTTAGAAACACGTGAAATGGAAGAAATCCAGCGCTTTTTACGAGCAATTCCAGCACAGGATGATGAATATGAGCTGACGTTTAATATGCCGATTTTAGATAGTTTGCCTTTTCTAGAACAGTTTGAGCATAGTGACATTTTTGAAGCAGAACAGTCCTTTCAATTGTTTACACAGCAGCTATTACAACCAGAAATGTTGTCATTTAAAGTACCAGAAAGTTTAGCACCAATTTTACGTGATTATCAAAAGCACGGCTACAATTGGTTCAAGTTACTTGCGAATTATGGCTTTGGTGGTGTACTCGCAGATGATATGGGGCTTGGTAAAACCATTCAGAGTATCGCCTTTATTGTGTCTGAGCTAGAAATCATTCGAGCCAATAAGCAGCCAGTACTGGTTGTTTGTCCGTCTTCACTAGCATATAACTGGCTTTATGAACTGATGAAATTTGCACCAGAAATTGAAGCTATTATTGTAGATGGCACAACAGTAGAACGTCGAGAATTACTCCGACAATTACCGATGCATGATGTGATCATTACAACGTATCCATTACTGCGCCGGGATATCGCATTTTATGAGCGTCAGCATTTTCACGCGGTATTTTTTGATGAAGCGCAAGCCTTTAAAAATCCATTAACGCAAACCGCCCGTACAGTGAAAAAAATTCAAGCAACGAATCGCTTTGGGTTAACAGGAACACCAATTGAAAACTCATTAGCTGAATTATGGTCCATTTATCGTATTATTTTTCCGCAGCTTTTCCGTGAACTTGAGGAATTTAAGCATATGCAACGCAAGGACATTGCCCGTCGTGTGCGCCCGTTTTTGCTGCGCCGCATGAAAGAAAATGTATTAACGGAGCTTCCAGGTAAGGAAGAAACAATTGATATTAGCGAATTACTACCAGATCAAAAAGCTTTGTATGCAGCATTTTTAGCAAAATTGCGTGAAGATACATTAAAGCATTTAGATAAGGATACATTTCAGCAAAATAGAATTCGTATTTTGGCAGGCATCACTCGATTACGACAAATTTGTTGTCATCCCGCATTGTTTATTGAAGATTATCAAGGGAGTTCGGCAAAGTTTGAACAGCTACTACGGATTTTACAAGAAGCAAAGTATTCAGGGCGTCGTGTGCTAATTTTTTCTCAGTTTACACAAATGCTAAAACTAATTTCGACTGAGTTAACAAAGCGCGGAGAACATTATTTTTATTTAGACGGGCAAACGCCGTCAGAGGAACGTGTGCAATTATGTAACGCTTTTAATGAAGGGGAAAGTAATCTATTTTTAATATCGTTAAAGGCTGGAGGAACCGGCCTCAACTTAACTGGCGCAGACACCGTTATTTTATACGATTTATGGTGGAACCCAGCAGTAGAAGAGCAAGCGGCAGACCGAGCGCATCGCATGGGACAGCAGCATGTCGTACAGGTTATTAAGCTCATTGCACGTGGCACGATTGAGGAGAAAATGAATCAATTACAGCAAAAGAAAAAGATGCTCATTGCAGATATTTTAGATTCGGAGCAGTCGTCTATATTAACAGAACAAGACATTCGCGAAATTTTAACTTGA